In Psychrobacter ciconiae, the genomic window GCGGTACGGGCGTGACCACGTATGCTGAAAATATCGGCGTGATGGCAGTGACTAAGGTTTATAGCACGACGATTTTTGTGGTGGCAGGGCTGGTGGCGATTTTGCTTGGCTTGTCGCCCAAATTTGGCGCGATTATTCAAACCATTCCGCCGGCACTGTTAGGGGGCGCGTCTATTGTCGTATTTGGGCTCATTGCCATTGCTGGCGCAAAAATTTGGATTGATAGCCGCATTGACTTTAGCAAAAACAGCAATCTCATCATTGCTGCGGTCACCGTCATTATGGGAACGGGTAATTTTAGCTTGCATTTGGGCGGCTTTGATTTAGGCGGTATTGGCACAGCAACGTTAACCGCAATCGTGCTCAATGCGCTGTTTAATCGTCAAAAAGTAACAGAGTAAAACCGGTAAAAACAAAGTAACCGCAACAAAATAGACCTGTAAAAGACAGTATTGCGTCATAATTGGCTTGGGATTTTTGTTGGCAACCAAAGATGGATTTGTTAAGCTAACGCCTTGATTGCTAAACTAATTTCGGAGGCAGTTGCCATCAATCGTTTAAACTTGATATTTTGTTCAATGTTAATGGCAGCCATCACGCTGCCGCTGAGCATCACTGCCGAGGCTGCCAGTTGTAAACTTCCTAAAAGCTATTTTAAACATGTCAGCTGCACCGCGAGTGCCGGCTATTTTTTGGCGACCAAAGATTATGGCGCGCCGGTGGCACTGATTGACAATCGCGGCAAAATTGTCGTTGATTTGATGGGCTATCAGCGCGCCGATGGTAAGCGTTTAGCCGAAGGCTTGCTGCCGATTTTGCGAAATAGCCGCGTAGGCTACGTCAACTTGCAAGGTCGTGAGGTTATCCCGCCGATTTATGACACCATCAACGAGGGCGGCAGCTTTGCCCGCGCGGCATCCGATGGCAAAATCGTTGTTAAAAGAGATGGTCAATTTGGCGTCATTAACGGCAAAAATCAAACCATTGTGCCTTTTTCAAAAGCCATCAGTAATATTGATAACTTTAATAACGGCCATGCTAAAGTTTATAAAGGCAAGGCGGTCAGCTGGGTAAATAGCGATGGCAACCCAACAGCTGACCCCACAAAGCCACGAGCGACCAGTTCAGCGGCGTCAGCGGTGAGCAACCCCAAAAATCCGCCAGAAAATATCGCTGTTAATCAGAATACTCAAAAACCGGCGCCGCCCAAAGCACCATTTACAACCTTGCAGGCGCACCAGCAAGACGGTCGTTGGGGCTTTGTTGATGATGATGGCACGATTATGATTACTTATTCATTTGATGAAGCGCGACCGTTTTCAGAAGGTCTTGCTGCTGTCCGTATTGCCGATGAATGGGGATTTTTAAATTTGGGCGGTGATTTGGTCGTGCCGTTTTCATTTCAAAATTCGCCTGAGGTTGCAAACTTAGCGGATAACTACCTTGGCGCGCCATCGTTTGTTTTTAACCAAGGCAAAGCTTGGGTGGCAACGGTTAATGGTCAAAAGCAGTGCATTGACAAAAAGTTTGCTGAGGTTGCTTGTGATTTTTAAGTTCTTTAGTATCAAGTATTAATAAAAAAAGCCATGACAGCAATCATGGCTTTCTTTACGGCAGCTAAAACTGCAATATTTAAAGGGCAGTTTTTAAAAACCTATTTTTAAAAATTAGCCCAATAAATGATTGCGAATTAAATCGGTCAAATACGGCTGATAATACGCCGGAATATCATGCGCCATGCCATCAATCAGATGAAACTTGGCGTTGGGAATGGTTTTGGCGACCACGCGACCTTGCGATGCCGGAATCAAACCGTCCTTGCTGCCGTGAATGACAATCGTTGGCGCTTTGACTTGTTTACTAAATCGGCTGATCGACCCTGACGATAAAATGGCATTTAACTGCTGAACTGCGCCAAGCGGATGAAAGTTGCGCTGATAGCGAAGTTTAGCAATCTCGCGAACCGTGCGAACATTCACATGACCGGGCGTTCCGACTGTTTTCATAAACCAGACACTATGGCGAATGATGTCGCGCTCTGAGTGGCTTTCAGGACGATTGATGAGCGTATAAAGCTGGCGCGCTTTTGGTGGTCTTAAAAATGCGCGATTGGTGGTGGTAAATAGCAGCGCCATTTTATCCACCAAGCTTGGATAGCGCGCGGCGACGATTTGAGCGATCATTCCGCCCATAGATGCCCCAAGCAAATGGGTGTGACCAAGATTGAGCGCTTTAATCAGCCGAACGGTATCTTCTGCCATATCGGTCAGATTGTAAGCGACTTGCTTTGACTTATTTGACAGCCCTGCTTGAACGCGAAGCATCATCTTAAATTGACTGAC contains:
- a CDS encoding WG repeat-containing protein; its protein translation is MAAITLPLSITAEAASCKLPKSYFKHVSCTASAGYFLATKDYGAPVALIDNRGKIVVDLMGYQRADGKRLAEGLLPILRNSRVGYVNLQGREVIPPIYDTINEGGSFARAASDGKIVVKRDGQFGVINGKNQTIVPFSKAISNIDNFNNGHAKVYKGKAVSWVNSDGNPTADPTKPRATSSAASAVSNPKNPPENIAVNQNTQKPAPPKAPFTTLQAHQQDGRWGFVDDDGTIMITYSFDEARPFSEGLAAVRIADEWGFLNLGGDLVVPFSFQNSPEVANLADNYLGAPSFVFNQGKAWVATVNGQKQCIDKKFAEVACDF
- a CDS encoding alpha/beta fold hydrolase; protein product: MTTTAHDDPTQATTVSYPSADWQKFGVHEWRASDLSDHLFQTMIDIGDGIELCVEAGGNPDNPPLLLVMGLGSQMVFWPDDFIKRLIDAGFFVIRFDNRDVGLSSKVQIEGLPQVSQFKMMLRVQAGLSNKSKQVAYNLTDMAEDTVRLIKALNLGHTHLLGASMGGMIAQIVAARYPSLVDKMALLFTTTNRAFLRPPKARQLYTLINRPESHSERDIIRHSVWFMKTVGTPGHVNVRTVREIAKLRYQRNFHPLGAVQQLNAILSSGSISRFSKQVKAPTIVIHGSKDGLIPASQGRVVAKTIPNAKFHLIDGMAHDIPAYYQPYLTDLIRNHLLG